A segment of the Sphingopyxis sp. OAS728 genome:
GAGCAGGCGCTGTCGCCCGAATGGACCCCGGCTTCCTCGATATGCTGGAGCACGCCCGCGACGACGACGTCGGTCCCGTCGCAGAGCGCATCGACATCGACCTCGATCGCATCGCGCAGATAGCGGTCGATCAGCACCGGCGAGTCGCCCGACACCTGCACCGCGGTCTCGATATAATTTTCGAGCTGCGCCTGATCGTCGACGATTTCCATCGCGCGACCGCCGAGCACATAGGAGGGGCGCGTCAGCACCGGGTAACCGATGCGCGCCGCGACCGCGACGGCTTCCTCGCGGCTGCGTGCGATGCCGTTTTCGGGCTGCTTGAGGCCAAGCTTGTTGACGAGCGCGGCGAAGCGCTCGCGGTCTTCGGCGAGGTCGATCGCGTCGGGCGAGGTGCCGAGGATCGGGATCCCCGCCTCGGCCAGCGCCTGCGCGAGCTTCAGCGGCGTCTGCCCGCCGAACTGGACGATCACGCCCACAAGCTCGCCCTTCGACATTTCGACGTGCAGGATCTCGAGCACGTCCTCGGCCGTCAGCGGCTCGAAATAGAGGCGATCCGACGTGTCATAGTCGGTCGACACCGTCTCCGGGTTGCAGTTGACCATGATCGTTTCATAGCCCGCTTCCTCGAGCGCGAAGCAGGCGTGGCAGCAGCAATAGTCGAACTCGATCCCCTGCCCGATCCGGTTCGGACCGCCGCCGAGGATGACGACCTTCTTGCGGTCGCTCGGGTTCGCCTCATTCTCGGCCTCGCCGAAGGTCGGCGCTTCATAGGTCGAATAGAGATAAGGGGTCTTTGCAGCGAACTCCGCCGCGCAGGTGTCGATCGTCTTGAACACCGGACGCACGCCGAGCTTGTGGCGCAGCGCGCGCACTTCGGCTTCGGTCACGCCGCCGGTCATCGCCTTCACCGCTTCGTGGATCAGGCCCGAACCGCGCGCGGTCGCGCGCTTCGATCCGGGGCGAAGGTTCGCCGACTGGAGCGCGAGATAAGCAAGGCGCTTGTCGGAGAAGCCCATGGCCTTGAGCTTGCGCAGCCCCTCGGCATCACGCGGCAGGCCGTTTTCGCAGACATCCTGTTCGGCCGCGACAATCTCCGCGATCCGTTCGAGGAACCACATGTCATAGCCCGCGACGCGGTTGATATCGGCGAGCGGCAGCCCCTCGCGGATCGCCTGCGCGGTGTTGAGCAGCCGGTCGGGGGTGCGCTGCGCCAGCTCGTTGCGGAGTTGGTCGTGGCTCGCGCCCTTGAGGCGGTCGACGAAATTGAACCCCGAGAGGCCGGTCTCGAGACCACGGAGCGCCTTCTGCAAGCTCTCGTGGATCGTGCGGCCGATCGCCATCACTTCGCCGACCGACTTCATCGCGGTCGACAGCGTCGCCTCGGCGCCCTTGAATTTTTCGAAGGCGAAGCGCGGGATCTTGGTGACGACATAGTCGATCGTCGGTTCGAACGACGCCGGGGTCACGCCGGTGATGTCGTTCATGATCTCGTCGAGCGTATAGCCAACCGCGAGCTTCGCCGCGACCTTGGCGATCGGGAAGCCCGTCGCCTTCGACGCAAGCGCCGACGAGCGCGACACGCGCGGGTTCATCTCGATCACGATCAGGCGGCCGTCCTTCGGATTGACCGCGAACTGGACGTTCGACCCGCCGGTTTCGACGCCGATCTCGCGCAGCACCGCGATGCTCGCGTTGCGCATGATCTGATATTCCTTGTCGGTCAGCGTCAGCGCCGGCGCGACGGTGATGCTGTCGCCGGTATGCACGCCCATCGGATCGACATTTTCGATCGAGCAGATGATGATGCAATTGTCCTTGCGGTCGCGCACCACCTCCATCTCATATTCTTTCCAGCCGAGGAGCGATTCCTCGATCAGGACTTCGGTGGTCGGCGAGGCGATCAGGCCGCCGCGGACGATATGCTCGAACTCCTCGCGGTTGTACGCGATGCCGCCGCCGGTGCCGCCGAGCGTGAAGCTGGGACGGATGATCGAAGGCAAGCCCGTGCGTTCGAGCACCGCGAACGCCTCATCGAGCGTGTGCGCGACGCCGCTGCGCGCGCTCTCCAGCCCGATCTTGTCCATCGCGTCGCGGAACTTCTGCCGGTCCTCGGCCTTGTCGATCGCCTCGGCATCGGCACCGATCATCTCGACGCCATATTTCGCGAGCGTGCCGTCCTGCGCGAGCGCGAGCGCGGTGTTAAGCGCGGTCTGCCCGCCCATCGTCGGCAGCACCGCGTCGGGGCGCTCCTTCGCGATGATCTTCGCGACGATCTCGGGCGTGATCGGCTCGACATAGGTCGCGTCGGCGAGGTCGGGATCGGTCATGATCGTCGCCGGGTTGGAGTTGACGAGGACGATGCGATAGCCCTCCTCCTTCAACGCCTTGATCGCCTGCGTTCCCGAATAGTCGAACTCGCACGCCTGACCGATAACGATCGGGCCGGCGCCGATGACGAGGATGGATTGGATGTCAGTTCTTTTGGGCATACAGACTCTTGAAAGATGAGGAATCTAAACTAGGTGCGCGGCCAATTCCGGCGCCAAACGAAAAGAGCGAGTTCTTTCGGACACACTCGACAAGCTCAAGGTCGGTTTGGTCGCGGAACGGATTATTTTTCTTTAGAGGAACAGAAACATACTGGACGTGCGTCCAGCCCTGATCGATCAAGAATTTTGCTTCACCGCAGCCCGCGAGAAGCGTCACTAGAAGATCGGCAGACCCGGTACTCAGCACAGGGTCGCTACTCTCTTTCCCCCCTTTGATGGGCCCGCCCGAATGATCCTCACCATCCTCTATCGAGAAAACGAGAAGATCATTCCCACTGTCAAACGCCTTATCATATTTTGCTACGTCGTCGTCCTTGGCGGACCTTTCCGCGGCAGGCGCGCAACCAGCCAAGACAACGGGAAAAGCCAGAAACAGAAGAGGCGTAGCAAGCCTCACTTCAACCCACCCACAAACTTCTCGAACAGGTAGAAGCTGTCCTGCGGACCCGGGCTCGCCTCGGGGTGATATTGCACGCTGAATGCGTTCTTGCCCGTGATCGCGATGCCGCAATTCGATCCGTCGAACAGGCTCTTGTGCGTTTCGACCACGCCCGCGGGCAAGGTCGATGCGTCGACCACGAAGCCGTGGTTCATGCTGGTGATCTCGACCACGCCGTCTTCGGCGCGCTGCACCGGATGGTTCGCGCCGCGGTGGCCCTGATGCATCTTCACGGTCTTGGCACCCGCCGCGAGGCCGAGCATCTGGTGGCCGAGGCAGATGCCGAAGATCGGCACGTCGCGTTCGAGCAGCCCCTGGATCACCGGCACCGCATAATCGCCCGTCGCCGCGGGGTCGCCGGGGCCGTTCGACAGGAACACGCCCGCGGGCTGGTGGCTCAGCACCTCGTCGAGGCTCGCGGTCGCGGGGACGACGGTGACGCGCGCGCCCGCTTTCACGAGATTGCGGAAGATATTGTCCTTTGCGCCATAATCGATCGCGACGACATGCGGCCGCGCGCCGCCGTCCTCGGTCGCATAGCCATGGCCCAGCGTCCACGCGCCGCCGGTCCAGTCGCCGGTGTCGGTGCGGCTGACCGCCTTCGCAAGGTCCATGCCCTCGAGCCCCGCCCAGCCGCGCGCCATGGCGAGCAGCTCGTCGATGTCGAACTTGCCGTCGGGGCTGTGCGCGATCACGCCGTTCGGCGCGCCCGCGTCGCGGATGCGGCGCGTCAGCGCCCGCGTGTCGATGCCCGCGAGCCCGATCACGCCCTGCTCGCTCATCCATTCGGGCAGCGTCTGGACGCTGCGGAAGTTGCTGGGCTGCGTCGGCAACTCGCGCGTGATCGCGCCGAGCGCTCCGTGCACACCGCGTTCCATATCCTCGGGGTTCGCGCCGACATTGCCGATATGCGGGAAGGTGAAGGTGACGATCTGCCCGGCGTAACTGGGATCGGTCAGGATTTCCTGATAGCCCGTCATCGACGTATTGAAACAAATCTCGCCCACAGCAGAGCCGCTCGCGCCATAACCCACGCCCCACAGGATCGTGCCATCGGCAAGGACGAGAACACCCGTAGCCCCGGAAGGCTGGGTTTTAGGCGCGACTTTGGGCGCCACTGGGGGGTTGGCAGGTGCCATTCAACATGCTCCGGACGGGGGGCTAAACGGCCGACCAAGTAGGAGGCAAAAAAGTGATTCACAAGCTATCGGATTTGGAATCTTCCCGCTAGGGAGGGTCTTTCCGAAATTTGCAGCGCATGGGGACACGCATGATTCGTGACGACATCAAGGCTGCGCAGGTCGCCGCGATGAAAGCCGGCGACAAGGCGCGGCTCGGCACCATCCGGCTGATGCTGGCCAAGATCAAGGACAAGGACATCGAGCTGCGCACCGGCACCGCGCCGGCCGACGACGATGTGCTCGTCACCGACGTGCTCCAGAAAATGGTCAAGCAGCGCCGCGAATCGATCACCATGTACGAACAGGGCGGCCGCCAGGAACTCGCCGACATCGAGGCGGCCGAGGTCGTCGTGATCGAGGATTTCCTGCCCGCGCAGCTCAGCGACGACGACGCGATGGCCGCGATCAAGGCGATCGTGGTCGAGCTTGGGGCGGAGAGCCTCAAGGACATGGGCAAGGTGATGGCCGCGGTGAAGGAGCGGCTCGGCAGCCAGCTCGACATGAGCAAGGCGTCGGGCTGGGTGAAGGCGGCCTTGAGCTGATAAAATCTCCCCTCCCGCTTGCGGGAGGGGTCGGGGGAGGGCCTGTTGGACAAAGGCTACAAGCGGCCGACCGCGCGCTCCCGCGAATTACGCCTCAACGCCACGCCCGCGGAACGGAAGCTTTGGGCGCAACTGAGCGCACGAAAAATTGCCGGCATCCGCTTCAACCGGCAATTTCCAATCG
Coding sequences within it:
- the carB gene encoding carbamoyl-phosphate synthase large subunit; translation: MPKRTDIQSILVIGAGPIVIGQACEFDYSGTQAIKALKEEGYRIVLVNSNPATIMTDPDLADATYVEPITPEIVAKIIAKERPDAVLPTMGGQTALNTALALAQDGTLAKYGVEMIGADAEAIDKAEDRQKFRDAMDKIGLESARSGVAHTLDEAFAVLERTGLPSIIRPSFTLGGTGGGIAYNREEFEHIVRGGLIASPTTEVLIEESLLGWKEYEMEVVRDRKDNCIIICSIENVDPMGVHTGDSITVAPALTLTDKEYQIMRNASIAVLREIGVETGGSNVQFAVNPKDGRLIVIEMNPRVSRSSALASKATGFPIAKVAAKLAVGYTLDEIMNDITGVTPASFEPTIDYVVTKIPRFAFEKFKGAEATLSTAMKSVGEVMAIGRTIHESLQKALRGLETGLSGFNFVDRLKGASHDQLRNELAQRTPDRLLNTAQAIREGLPLADINRVAGYDMWFLERIAEIVAAEQDVCENGLPRDAEGLRKLKAMGFSDKRLAYLALQSANLRPGSKRATARGSGLIHEAVKAMTGGVTEAEVRALRHKLGVRPVFKTIDTCAAEFAAKTPYLYSTYEAPTFGEAENEANPSDRKKVVILGGGPNRIGQGIEFDYCCCHACFALEEAGYETIMVNCNPETVSTDYDTSDRLYFEPLTAEDVLEILHVEMSKGELVGVIVQFGGQTPLKLAQALAEAGIPILGTSPDAIDLAEDRERFAALVNKLGLKQPENGIARSREEAVAVAARIGYPVLTRPSYVLGGRAMEIVDDQAQLENYIETAVQVSGDSPVLIDRYLRDAIEVDVDALCDGTDVVVAGVLQHIEEAGVHSGDSACSIPPYSLSDKIVAEIERQADALARALEVRGLMNIQFAVKDDEVYLIEVNPRASRTVPFVAKAVGSPIAKIAARVMAGEKLADLPKINRDIAHVAVKEAVFPFARFPGTDPVLSPEMKSTGEVMGIDSNFNLAFAKAQLGAGDRLPTEGRVFVSVKDSDKPRILGAVKQLTDWGWKVIATGGTADYLAGEGITVERVNKVAEGRPHIVDRIKDGDVQLIFNTTEGWQSLQDSQSIRASALAADIAYYTTAAASDASTQAIGALRAHSLEVKPLQDYY
- the carA gene encoding glutamine-hydrolyzing carbamoyl-phosphate synthase small subunit, whose amino-acid sequence is MAPANPPVAPKVAPKTQPSGATGVLVLADGTILWGVGYGASGSAVGEICFNTSMTGYQEILTDPSYAGQIVTFTFPHIGNVGANPEDMERGVHGALGAITRELPTQPSNFRSVQTLPEWMSEQGVIGLAGIDTRALTRRIRDAGAPNGVIAHSPDGKFDIDELLAMARGWAGLEGMDLAKAVSRTDTGDWTGGAWTLGHGYATEDGGARPHVVAIDYGAKDNIFRNLVKAGARVTVVPATASLDEVLSHQPAGVFLSNGPGDPAATGDYAVPVIQGLLERDVPIFGICLGHQMLGLAAGAKTVKMHQGHRGANHPVQRAEDGVVEITSMNHGFVVDASTLPAGVVETHKSLFDGSNCGIAITGKNAFSVQYHPEASPGPQDSFYLFEKFVGGLK
- a CDS encoding GatB/YqeY domain-containing protein: MIRDDIKAAQVAAMKAGDKARLGTIRLMLAKIKDKDIELRTGTAPADDDVLVTDVLQKMVKQRRESITMYEQGGRQELADIEAAEVVVIEDFLPAQLSDDDAMAAIKAIVVELGAESLKDMGKVMAAVKERLGSQLDMSKASGWVKAALS